The Acidovorax sp. RAC01 genomic sequence GCTTCAGTGGCGCTTTCAGCCAACGTGGTGGTGAACGGCTTGACCGCACCCAACGGCACCGTCGCGACATTTTTCGTCAACCCCTCTGCAGCGGGCACGCTGGCGCCCGTAGCGCCCACCACCGTCGCTGGCGTAGCGAGCACCACACTGACCGTGAGCGCCCTGCCCCCCGCCGCCACCTTCCAGGTCATGGTGTCGGTCAGCAGCGGCGTCACCACGGCCGCTGACAACCTCACGTACTACGTCCGGCCTGCGCGCAGCGCCTTGCAGGTCCTGGTACCCGCCTACTTCACTGCGACAGGCACGACATCCCCCTGGCTTGCCCTGACCACCGGCGCCGCGAGCTACCCCGGCGTCAAGATCAATGCAGTCATCAATCCCAATGGTGGAATACTGACTGCAGCCACCAAGGAAGACACGGACCTGACCACCGCCATGAAGAACTTCAAGGCAGTCGCAGGTACTGACAACCGGCTCCTCGGATACGTAGCTACCGCTTCCAGCAGCGGCGCCGTCTCGGTCGCAGACATCAAGGCAACCATCGACAACTACATCCGGCTGTACCCGGCCCAGCTTGACGGCTTCTTTCTGGACGGCATGGCCACAGACAGCAGCCGGCTGGCGTATTTCCAGGAGATCTACACCTACGTAAAGGGTGTCACGACGGGCATGAGCCGGACCGCCAGCCCACCTGCGGCGCCACTGTTGGTGGGCAATCCAGGGACCTATCCGGTTGCAGCCTACGCAGGGGTTGCAGACACGCTGGTCACGTACGCTGGCAATGCCGCGGCGTACCAGGGCGTGGACCCCCAGCCCGCAAGCACCTGGGTGTACGCCAAGAGCAACAGTGCGCAGGCCGTGCTGGTTCACTCGGCCAGTACCTGCACGGATATGCAGGCGGCCGTGAAAAAAGCAGATCGTCCGCGGCTGAACACGGGCATGGTGTATGTCACCAACCTTGCGATAGGCGCCCCCTGGTCTGCCCTGCCAACCTACTGGCAGCAGCTGCTGGGCACCGTGGATGCACTCAACAAGGACCGCGCCGTCCCGTTGTGCTGAAGCCGACATCCAGCGGCACACGGCGGGTTCGCCGAACGGCAACCGCTGGTCAACCTGTGGGCCGCTGCAATTGTGCCGACCGGCTGTGGGCGGTACAGCATCTTGCGCAACCTGTACTCGCGCCACAGGCCACGAAACCAGCCCGAAGCCCTGCCCGCGAGGCACGGGCACCGCGACTGGCGAACGCCACGGACGTTGCACTGGACTCGCAGGTACCCGCCTGAAGGCGGCCCGGATTCTGCGCCTGGGGATTGACGCTGCGCGCCTACACCCACGCCGGACTTATGGCCGCACAATGCCGGCATGACCAGCGAGTCTCCGTCCTCCGATCCCCTCCCGCGCGATACCGACCCCGAGCCCGTTCCCGCTGATTCCGTGGGCACTGCAGCGCGCGGGGACGCGGGCACGGCGCAAGCCGACCTGCCACCACCGGCAGGCGAACCGGCCCCGAGTGCGCCCAGCCTGCCCTCAGGCCCGCTGATGCTGCACATGCCCGTCGATGTTCGCAACCTGTCGCTTGCCCTGCTGGCATTGTTCGCAGGGGTCGCCCTGTTGCACTGGGCCAGTGCAGTGTTCATCCCCATCATGCTCAGTCTGCTGCTCACCACGGCACTGCGGCCTGCCGTCGAAGGGCTATGGCGCCTTCGTGTACCGCGATGGCTGGGGGCTGGCGTGCTGCTGATCTCGCTGGTGTCTGGCCTGGCCGTGGCGGGCTGGTCGCTCAGCGACGGGGCAGCCCAGCTTGTCGAATCGCTGCCTGTGGCGGCCAAAAAGGTCCGTGACAACATCCGCGCTGGCAGCAGCCAGACCAGCGCACTCAACACGGTGCAACAGGCCGCGACACAGATCGAGCAGGCAGCCAGCGAGAACACGGCGGCCACCCCGGCGCGGCGCGGCGTGCAGCGCGTCATCGTCGAACGACCACCGTTCAACATCCGCGACTACCTCTGGAGCGGCACCATGGGCCTGGTGTCCGCACTCGGCCAGCTCACCGTGGTGGTTTTCCTCACCTACTTTGCGCTTTCCTCCGGCAACCTCTTTCGCAACAAGCTGCTGCGCATTGCGGGCAGCAGCCTGGAGCGTCGCAAGATCACCATCCATGTGCTGGAGGACATCACCCATCAAATCCAGCGCTACCTGCTTGTGCAGGTGTTTACCAGCGTGCTGGTGGGTGTGGCCACCGGCCTTGCGTACTGGGCCCTGGGGCTGCAGAACGCAGCCGTGTGGGGCGCGGTGGCAGCCGTGTTGAATCTGGCGCCCTACATCGGGTCAGCACTGGTGACCGGCGCCTCGGCGCTGGTCGCTTTCCTGCAGTTCGGCACCA encodes the following:
- a CDS encoding AI-2E family transporter, whose amino-acid sequence is MTSESPSSDPLPRDTDPEPVPADSVGTAARGDAGTAQADLPPPAGEPAPSAPSLPSGPLMLHMPVDVRNLSLALLALFAGVALLHWASAVFIPIMLSLLLTTALRPAVEGLWRLRVPRWLGAGVLLISLVSGLAVAGWSLSDGAAQLVESLPVAAKKVRDNIRAGSSQTSALNTVQQAATQIEQAASENTAATPARRGVQRVIVERPPFNIRDYLWSGTMGLVSALGQLTVVVFLTYFALSSGNLFRNKLLRIAGSSLERRKITIHVLEDITHQIQRYLLVQVFTSVLVGVATGLAYWALGLQNAAVWGAVAAVLNLAPYIGSALVTGASALVAFLQFGTIDMALAIGGSSLLIHTIVGNLLTPWLTSRASSMSPVAVFVSVLVWGWLWGLWGLLLGIPVMMAVKAVCDRVEDLRPVGELLGD
- a CDS encoding spherulation-specific family 4 protein; translated protein: MHTATMTSRFATLLALSTALAGCGGGAGDKAPPPVPPGPPPTPLSVNFVQPSNNVLEPNASVALSANVVVNGLTAPNGTVATFFVNPSAAGTLAPVAPTTVAGVASTTLTVSALPPAATFQVMVSVSSGVTTAADNLTYYVRPARSALQVLVPAYFTATGTTSPWLALTTGAASYPGVKINAVINPNGGILTAATKEDTDLTTAMKNFKAVAGTDNRLLGYVATASSSGAVSVADIKATIDNYIRLYPAQLDGFFLDGMATDSSRLAYFQEIYTYVKGVTTGMSRTASPPAAPLLVGNPGTYPVAAYAGVADTLVTYAGNAAAYQGVDPQPASTWVYAKSNSAQAVLVHSASTCTDMQAAVKKADRPRLNTGMVYVTNLAIGAPWSALPTYWQQLLGTVDALNKDRAVPLC